Within Synechococcus sp. NB0720_010, the genomic segment AGCCCGTACTGGGCCTGGAACGCATCCTTGAGGGCAGGCTCGAGCTCCTCGGCCTCCCGGTGATAGATGAACAGCCTGACGAGATAAAAGAGTCCGGCGAACCAGACCACCACGCCGACGATGTGGAGGGTCTTGAACCAGAGGTAAGCCTCAGGAGGAAGGGCCGCCAGGGTGATCACAGGCCGGAGCCGAACTGGGCAACAAGTTAGGCGCCACCACTGGCCGCCAGGGCGCGATGGTTGGCCGCGGTGCTGCGGATCGCAGCCAGCTCCTCCTCCGGAAGCTTGCTGAGCTGCTTCATCACCAATCCCATCCTGTGGTTACGCCTGAGTTCAGGTTCATGGCGTGCCAAAAAATCCCAATAGAGGCTATTGAAGGGGCAGGCCTTGGGACCAGTGCGCTGTTTGACGTCGTAGGAGCAGCCTTTGCAGTAGTTGCTCATGCGCTTGATGTAGTTGCCGCTGGCCGCATAGGGCTTGCTGGCCAGGCGACCGCCATCGGCAAAGACCCCCATGCCGAGCACGTTGGTGAGCATCACCCAATCGAACCCGTCGATGAACATCCGGTGGAACCAGGCCGTTAAGGCTTGGGGATCCAAGCCGGCCAGCAGGCCGTAATTCGCCAGGAGCATCAGGCGTTGGATGTGGTGGGCGTATCCACTGCTCTCGATTTCCGCAAAGACCGTGTCGAGACAACGCATCCCGCTCCCCCCAAGCTGCTCAAACCACTGCGGCAGGGGCTCTGAAGCCCCGAAATGGTTGACCTCTGCGTACTGCTCGCCGAACCATTGATAGAGGCCGTGGGTGTACTCCCGCCAGCCCAGGATCTGACGAATCACTCCCTCGAGTCCCGCCAGGGGCACCTGCCGCTCAAGGCCCTCCCGCTCCAGCCGCTGAATGACCTCCAGGGGATGGAGCAGTCCCAGATTCAGGTAAGGGGAGAGCAGTGCATGCCACAGGGTGGGCTCACCGCTGACCATGGCGTCCTGAAAAGGACCAAAGCCTGAGAGGCGGGTCTGAGTGAAGTGATCCAGGACCTGCAGGGCCTGGTCACGATTGACCGCCCAGCGAAAGGGTTGGGTCTCCCCTGGCAAGCCATGGCGCTGCTGCAGCCCCTCAACCTTCTCGATGACGGCCCTGGTCACGGCATCAGGCTCGAACCAGAGTGGGGCTGGACCGCTCAGACCTTTCGTTGGGGGCTTGCGGTTCTCCTGGTCGTAATTCCACTGGCCGCCAAGGGGTGAATCGGCGGTCTCCATCAGAACGCCAAAACGCTTGCGCCCTTCGCGGTAGAAGAGCTCCATACGCAGTTGCTTGTAGCGCCCTGCCCAAGCCGCAAAGTCTTCCCGGCTCCAGAGGAAGGCATTGCTTTGCATCCAGTGGATGGGAATGGGCAATGACAACCGCTCAATGGAGCGGCGAAAACCGCGATCCACCGGCTCCATCAGCCGCAGTTCCTGGATCCCCTGCTCTTGGATCCAGGCCAAGAGTGCGCTGCTGAACGTCTCCGTCTGGATGTAGTCCACAGTCCAGCCCTGGTCGCGGAGGTCGGCGGCGAAGTGGCGCATGGCACTCCACACCAGAACCATTTTTTGAGCGTGATACGCCCGTTGCTCCAGGACCGAACTGCTCTCCAGCAGCAACACCCGGCAGTCCTCAGGCCTGGCACTGGCCAGAGCTGACTGATCAGGGTTGAGCTGATCACCCAACACCCAGATGCCGATGCTCATGCAGGCTCCCCAGCCAAGCGGCAGGCCTTGGTGGCCACGGCCTGGGCATAGCCGCGTTCGACCAGTCCCGCCGCCGGCGAAAGCTGACCGTTGCGGCAGTCGATCACGATCCGCTCACGGTGGCCCCGCTGATCGCTGATGCGCATCCTCAGCTGGAAGTGATGTTTGGCGCTGCGGCTTATCTCGTCGGCGCAGATGGGGCCAATGCACAACCCGGGCGCAGCCCAGGCCGCTGCGGGAGCCAGCAACAGCATGGCAATGATCGAAGCCAGGATCCAACGCAAGGGCTTCACCCAGCCAGCTCCAACGGTCGATCATTCTCGAGGTCAACCGCGTCCTCCTGGGGCTGGCCCGCGCCAACCTCATCGCCGCCAGGGTGGAAGTGGTCCCAGATCACCTTGGCGAGTCCAGCCCCCATTCCTGGAGCTGCCGCCAGGGCCTCGGGGCTGGCGAGCTGAATCGCGTCGATGGAGCGGAAATGGGCCAGCAACTCCTTGATCCGCTTGGGTCCAAGGCCAGGGATGTCTGAGAGACGGGAGCGCTTCATCCGCTCACCCCGCTGCTGACGGTGGAAGCTGACGGCGAAACGGTGGGCTTCGTCGCGAAGCCGCCGTAGGAGCTGAACGCCGAGCTGCTCCGGTTCGCTCTCCAACGGCTCCTTTACACCGGGAATGAAGACCTCTTCGCGTTGTTTGGCCAGGGAACAGACAACGAGATCCTCATCGAGGTTGAGCTCCCGTAGGGCCTCCATCACCGCAGAGAGTTGACCCTTGCCGCCGTCGATCATCACCACGTCCGGCCAGTCATTGAGCCCGCCCGTGTGAAGCGCTGAGCCTGCCGATCGCCGCAGTTCCTTGAGATCGGCACCGGCAGCCTTGGCCTGGGCCCAGCGGCGGAAGCGACGCCGCATGATCTCGGCCATGGCCATGAAGTCATCGGAATGACCGGAGCGGATCGAGCTGCTCTGGATCTTGTATTTGCGGTAGTGCTGCTTGGCCGGCAAGCCATCGATAAACACCACCTGCGATGCCACCGCATCGCTGCCCTGGATATGGCTGATGTCATACCCCTCGATCCGGCGGGGAGGGGTGTTCAGCTCCAGCAGCTGCGCCAGATCCTCGGTGGCGAGGAGGTTTTGTTCGCTGGCGCGGCGGGCCCGTTCCAGTTCGTAGTTGGCGTTGCGTTCGACCAACTCGATCAGGTCGGCCTTTTGGGCCCGTTGGGGCACGGACAGACGCACCTTGCGGCCACGAAGCTCTGAGAGCCAGTCCTCAAGCAACTGCTGTTGGGGCAAGGGGGCCTGGAGCAGGAGTTCGGGTGGAATCTCAACCCCTTCGACCTGGCTGTAGTGCTCCTCGATCACGGTCTGCAGG encodes:
- a CDS encoding cryptochrome/photolyase family protein → MSIGIWVLGDQLNPDQSALASARPEDCRVLLLESSSVLEQRAYHAQKMVLVWSAMRHFAADLRDQGWTVDYIQTETFSSALLAWIQEQGIQELRLMEPVDRGFRRSIERLSLPIPIHWMQSNAFLWSREDFAAWAGRYKQLRMELFYREGRKRFGVLMETADSPLGGQWNYDQENRKPPTKGLSGPAPLWFEPDAVTRAVIEKVEGLQQRHGLPGETQPFRWAVNRDQALQVLDHFTQTRLSGFGPFQDAMVSGEPTLWHALLSPYLNLGLLHPLEVIQRLEREGLERQVPLAGLEGVIRQILGWREYTHGLYQWFGEQYAEVNHFGASEPLPQWFEQLGGSGMRCLDTVFAEIESSGYAHHIQRLMLLANYGLLAGLDPQALTAWFHRMFIDGFDWVMLTNVLGMGVFADGGRLASKPYAASGNYIKRMSNYCKGCSYDVKQRTGPKACPFNSLYWDFLARHEPELRRNHRMGLVMKQLSKLPEEELAAIRSTAANHRALAASGGA
- the uvrC gene encoding excinuclease ABC subunit UvrC, which gives rise to MKSLLQDPARLKARLKEVPTEPGCYLMRDAEDRILYIGKAKVLRNRVRSYFQSGSGHGHSPRIALMVRQVCEIEFIVTDSEAEALALEANLIKNHQPHFNVLLKDDKKYPYLCITWSEAYPRIFITRRRRFRSPLDRFYGPYVDVGLLRRTLGLVKRVFPLRQRPQPLHRDRTCLNYDIGRCPGVCQQKISSEDYHRTLRQVAMVFQGRNEELLDLLHEQMERYAERLDFESAARVRDQLQGIDTLTADQKMSLGDSSISRDVLAMAADERVAAVQLFQMRAGKLVGRLGFTADALGMPSAEEGAGGDLPPSESRRAAMGRILQTVIEEHYSQVEGVEIPPELLLQAPLPQQQLLEDWLSELRGRKVRLSVPQRAQKADLIELVERNANYELERARRASEQNLLATEDLAQLLELNTPPRRIEGYDISHIQGSDAVASQVVFIDGLPAKQHYRKYKIQSSSIRSGHSDDFMAMAEIMRRRFRRWAQAKAAGADLKELRRSAGSALHTGGLNDWPDVVMIDGGKGQLSAVMEALRELNLDEDLVVCSLAKQREEVFIPGVKEPLESEPEQLGVQLLRRLRDEAHRFAVSFHRQQRGERMKRSRLSDIPGLGPKRIKELLAHFRSIDAIQLASPEALAAAPGMGAGLAKVIWDHFHPGGDEVGAGQPQEDAVDLENDRPLELAG